The following proteins come from a genomic window of Achromobacter deleyi:
- a CDS encoding class I SAM-dependent DNA methyltransferase has product MSNPLSRDVMALYQAHAAAFERDRGAALIERAWLADFLAALPTAAPRVLDIGCGTGVPIAGHLIEHGCRITGVDSSTALLARAAARFPEQAWIAADMRQLPCAGPFDGLIAWHSFFHLSPEDQRPMFAQFRRLAAPGAALMFTSGTTLGEAIGQLDGQPLYHGSLDSAEYRELLAANGFEVLRHVEWDAACGNATVWLARRT; this is encoded by the coding sequence GTGTCCAATCCCTTGTCCCGCGACGTGATGGCGCTGTACCAGGCGCATGCGGCAGCGTTCGAGCGCGACCGCGGCGCCGCGTTGATCGAGCGCGCCTGGCTGGCCGATTTCCTGGCGGCGTTGCCGACGGCCGCGCCGCGGGTGCTGGACATCGGCTGCGGCACCGGCGTGCCGATCGCCGGCCACCTGATCGAACACGGCTGCCGGATTACCGGCGTCGATAGTTCGACCGCATTGCTGGCGCGCGCCGCGGCGCGCTTTCCCGAGCAGGCGTGGATCGCCGCCGACATGCGCCAGCTGCCTTGCGCCGGGCCGTTCGACGGCCTGATCGCGTGGCACAGCTTCTTCCATCTGTCGCCCGAGGACCAGCGGCCCATGTTCGCGCAGTTCCGGCGCCTGGCCGCGCCGGGCGCGGCGCTGATGTTCACCAGCGGCACGACGCTGGGCGAGGCCATCGGCCAGCTCGACGGCCAGCCGCTTTATCACGGCAGCCTGGACAGCGCCGAATACCGCGAGCTGCTCGCCGCCAACGGCTTCGAGGTATTGCGCCACGTCGAATGGGACGCCGCTTGCGGCAACGCGACGGTGTGGCTGGCCAGGCGGACCTGA
- a CDS encoding RidA family protein: MATRDVVFPAGRQALYERNRYSPAVRSNGFLFVSGQVGSREDGSPEPDLEAQVRQAFDNLNAILKAAGGSFEDVVDVTVFMVDPAAKFETIWKVVPEYWGQAPHPTLTAVGVTWLYGFDFEIKVIAKLPQDG; the protein is encoded by the coding sequence ATGGCAACGCGTGATGTGGTTTTTCCGGCCGGGCGCCAGGCGCTGTACGAGCGCAACCGCTATTCGCCGGCGGTGCGGTCGAACGGCTTTCTGTTCGTGTCGGGCCAGGTGGGCAGCCGCGAGGACGGGTCGCCCGAACCCGATCTGGAGGCACAGGTGCGGCAGGCGTTCGACAACCTGAACGCGATCCTGAAGGCGGCGGGCGGCAGCTTCGAGGACGTGGTCGACGTGACCGTGTTCATGGTGGATCCCGCGGCCAAGTTCGAAACCATCTGGAAGGTGGTGCCGGAATACTGGGGCCAGGCGCCGCATCCGACCCTGACGGCGGTCGGCGTGACCTGGCTGTACGGCTTCGATTTCGAGATCAAGGTGATCGCGAAGCTGCCGCAGGACGGCTAG
- a CDS encoding TonB-dependent siderophore receptor translates to MAIDVREAVILGAVSGLLAAGAAQAQQEAVQLSPVVVKGESADPADSSDRILLPTTTSATKTGTPVLETAQSISTITRKQLDDQAPQTVSEALRYTAGVLSDRDTNSRYDSVFLRGFGAFGTATNYVNFLDGLKLPRGQAFAQAAIAPYLLDRIDVLKGPSALLYGQVSPGGLVNQVSRRPSDQATHEILLEGGNDGRARAGFSSQGAVNEAGTLQYSLTGVGRYADSRYDGVHESRYAVAPSLTWRPNADTTFTLSAYYQKDPDGGYFNSVYPKFLAPSRYKDDLGRRFNVGDPKFDAFEREQHGIGYQLEHRVSPALTLRSRLRYSDVDVDFRSLQMAAPLAADGTIARQALRSIEDVKGVALDNQAQIDFATGAVQHTVLTGIDYQHTRSNWQYNWGPAPSLNVTNPQYGQPIGPLMTIIDSGQTLRQTGAYVQDQFRFGGFRALLGVRHDWTEQDSDNRLARSSTNQSSEATSYRAGLLYLFDNGLAPYVSYATSFEPNVGVNSSGAPFVPSKASQYEVGLKYQPTGVDALFTVSAFDIRQRAALVPDTFGFNTQDGRIRSRGLEFEARGQVTSNLELIAALTLLDTKVTQAAVEANNDKRPQAVPTYYGSVWANYRFGSGALEGLKVGAGVRTVGSSYADNANKVKADGYTLIDAALRYDFGATIPSLKGLEGRLNINNLFDKTYYSSCSSDYFCQYGNGRQIIAGLSYRW, encoded by the coding sequence ATGGCGATTGATGTCCGGGAAGCCGTGATCCTCGGGGCGGTTTCTGGTTTGCTGGCGGCCGGCGCGGCCCAGGCGCAGCAGGAAGCAGTGCAACTCAGTCCGGTGGTGGTCAAGGGCGAGTCCGCCGACCCGGCCGACAGCAGCGACCGCATCCTGCTCCCGACCACCACGTCGGCCACCAAGACCGGCACCCCGGTGCTCGAGACGGCCCAGTCGATCTCCACCATCACCCGCAAGCAGCTTGACGACCAGGCGCCGCAGACCGTCAGCGAAGCCCTGCGCTACACCGCCGGCGTGCTGTCCGACCGCGACACCAACTCACGCTACGACTCGGTCTTCCTGCGCGGCTTCGGCGCCTTCGGCACCGCCACCAACTACGTCAACTTCCTCGACGGCCTCAAGCTGCCGCGCGGCCAGGCCTTCGCGCAAGCGGCCATCGCCCCCTATCTGCTCGACCGCATCGACGTGCTCAAGGGGCCGTCGGCGCTGCTGTACGGGCAGGTCAGCCCCGGCGGCCTGGTGAACCAGGTGAGCCGCCGGCCGTCCGACCAGGCCACGCACGAGATCCTGCTCGAAGGCGGCAACGATGGCCGCGCCCGCGCCGGCTTCAGCAGCCAGGGCGCCGTCAACGAGGCCGGCACGCTGCAGTACAGCCTGACCGGGGTCGGCCGCTACGCCGACAGTCGCTACGACGGCGTGCACGAAAGCCGCTACGCGGTGGCCCCGTCGTTGACCTGGCGGCCCAACGCCGACACCACCTTCACGCTGTCCGCGTACTACCAGAAGGATCCGGACGGCGGCTACTTCAACTCGGTCTATCCCAAGTTCCTGGCGCCGTCCCGGTACAAGGACGATCTTGGCCGCCGCTTCAACGTGGGCGACCCCAAGTTCGACGCCTTCGAGCGCGAACAGCACGGCATCGGCTACCAGCTGGAGCACCGCGTCAGCCCGGCGCTGACGCTGCGCTCGCGCCTGCGCTACTCGGACGTCGACGTCGATTTCCGTTCGCTGCAGATGGCCGCGCCGCTGGCCGCCGACGGCACCATCGCGCGCCAGGCGCTGCGCTCGATCGAGGACGTCAAGGGCGTCGCGCTCGACAACCAGGCCCAGATCGACTTCGCCACCGGCGCGGTGCAGCACACCGTGCTGACCGGCATCGACTACCAGCACACCCGCAGCAACTGGCAATACAACTGGGGGCCGGCGCCGTCCCTCAATGTCACCAATCCGCAGTACGGCCAGCCGATCGGCCCGCTGATGACCATCATCGACAGCGGCCAGACGCTGCGCCAGACCGGCGCCTACGTGCAGGATCAGTTCCGCTTCGGCGGCTTCCGGGCGCTGCTGGGCGTGCGCCACGACTGGACCGAACAGGATTCCGACAACCGCCTGGCCAGGTCCAGCACCAACCAGTCCAGCGAAGCGACCAGCTACCGCGCCGGCCTGCTGTACCTGTTCGACAACGGCCTCGCGCCCTACGTCAGCTACGCCACCTCGTTCGAGCCCAATGTCGGCGTCAATTCGAGCGGCGCGCCGTTCGTGCCGAGCAAGGCGAGCCAATACGAGGTCGGCCTGAAGTACCAGCCGACCGGCGTGGATGCGCTGTTCACGGTGTCGGCGTTCGACATCCGCCAGCGCGCCGCGCTGGTGCCGGACACCTTCGGCTTCAATACCCAGGACGGCCGCATCCGCTCGCGCGGCCTGGAATTCGAGGCGCGCGGACAGGTCACCTCCAACCTGGAGCTGATCGCCGCCCTGACGCTGCTGGACACCAAAGTCACGCAGGCCGCGGTCGAGGCCAACAACGACAAGCGGCCGCAGGCGGTGCCCACCTATTACGGTTCGGTGTGGGCCAACTACCGCTTCGGTTCCGGCGCGCTGGAAGGCCTGAAGGTCGGCGCCGGCGTGCGCACGGTGGGCTCGAGCTACGCCGACAACGCCAACAAGGTGAAGGCCGATGGCTACACCCTGATCGACGCCGCGCTGCGCTACGACTTCGGCGCCACCATCCCCAGCCTGAAGGGGCTGGAAGGCCGCCTGAACATCAACAACCTGTTCGACAAGACCTACTATTCCAGCTGCAGCTCCGACTATTTCTGCCAGTACGGCAACGGCCGCCAGATCATCGCCGGCCTGAGCTACCGCTGGTAA
- a CDS encoding siderophore-interacting protein, which yields MSKPSTPSCTASAIIAFPKLADYLEPILAAIATHDMSVQADHDQHIVTAPFGHATLQARPGALHIQVEAENPAALNRMKHALAGPIGFIAAQERLDIQWRGDAGGLTPLDDLRILRVASVRDLTPHLRRIVLQGVDLAHLDRADQLHCRLIFAPKGDADVAWPMLDGHGRVTWPGGKMPTRVYTIRAIDPAAGALTIDFALHADAGPATRWAQAAVPGDRVGVVGPAAGGPKPASFHVLAGDETGLPGIARILESLPADTRGHAFIEVRDASEELPLAAPAGIALRWLHRDGAPAGATTLLPDAVRAVSWPNALDDAFFWGGCEHKAFRAIHRYLRHDLGLPADRQVLYSYWHRTLSEEQIIEIGAPAYLAE from the coding sequence TTGTCCAAGCCCTCCACGCCGTCCTGTACGGCGTCGGCCATCATCGCCTTTCCCAAGCTGGCCGACTATCTCGAGCCGATCCTGGCGGCCATCGCCACGCACGACATGAGCGTGCAGGCCGACCACGACCAGCACATCGTCACCGCGCCCTTCGGGCACGCCACCCTGCAAGCCCGCCCGGGCGCGCTGCACATCCAGGTCGAGGCCGAAAACCCCGCCGCCCTGAACCGCATGAAGCACGCGCTGGCCGGCCCGATCGGCTTCATCGCCGCGCAGGAGCGGCTCGACATCCAGTGGCGCGGCGACGCCGGCGGCCTGACGCCGCTGGACGATCTGCGCATCCTGCGCGTGGCCTCGGTGCGCGACCTGACGCCGCACTTGCGCCGCATCGTGCTGCAAGGCGTCGACCTGGCCCATCTGGATCGCGCCGACCAGCTGCATTGCCGCCTGATCTTCGCGCCCAAGGGCGACGCCGACGTCGCCTGGCCGATGCTGGACGGCCACGGCCGCGTCACCTGGCCCGGCGGCAAGATGCCGACCCGCGTCTACACCATCCGCGCCATCGATCCGGCCGCGGGCGCGCTGACCATCGATTTCGCGCTGCACGCCGATGCCGGGCCCGCCACGCGGTGGGCGCAGGCGGCCGTGCCGGGCGACCGCGTCGGCGTCGTCGGCCCCGCGGCCGGCGGCCCCAAGCCGGCCTCGTTCCATGTGCTGGCGGGCGACGAAACCGGTCTGCCCGGCATCGCCCGCATCCTTGAATCGCTGCCGGCCGACACGCGCGGCCACGCCTTCATCGAAGTGCGCGACGCCAGCGAGGAACTGCCGCTGGCCGCGCCCGCCGGCATCGCATTGCGCTGGCTGCACCGCGATGGCGCGCCCGCTGGCGCCACCACGCTGCTGCCGGACGCGGTGCGCGCGGTGTCATGGCCAAACGCGCTCGACGACGCCTTCTTCTGGGGCGGGTGCGAGCACAAGGCGTTCCGCGCCATCCACCGCTATCTGCGCCACGATCTGGGCCTGCCCGCCGACCGGCAGGTGCTGTATTCGTACTGGCACCGCACGCTGAGCGAAGAGCAGATCATCGAGATCGGCGCGCCCGCCTATCTGGCCGAATAA
- a CDS encoding DUF4189 domain-containing protein produces the protein MIFARFSPIIRAALGALALMAGLFAPQAHADKLYGGIATDGKHAKIYWALPEDSEKAAESAALAACRKGGGKDCKSLSWFSDSCMTYARNTSNDLFPGNSVSPEMAAKKAIRRCTAGSPNGKCWLTTMPLCVGPGYSAQDVAAARQATPAELEALSAKLNDREYWGAVAEMESGDLTYADGYPNEKDAISKLLDWEECVGCTKVLTYRDSCVGLAWIKGVKGRGTSYTALDPDPKAARDAARNTCSAKSGLPNCVAMVRCSGRPYISGYAGEDEKAN, from the coding sequence ATGATATTTGCCCGATTTTCTCCGATTATCCGCGCCGCGCTCGGCGCGCTGGCGTTGATGGCGGGCCTGTTCGCGCCGCAGGCGCATGCCGACAAACTGTACGGCGGCATCGCGACGGATGGAAAACACGCCAAGATCTATTGGGCGCTGCCGGAGGATTCCGAAAAGGCGGCCGAATCGGCGGCGCTGGCGGCGTGCCGCAAGGGCGGCGGCAAGGACTGCAAATCGCTCAGCTGGTTTTCGGACAGCTGCATGACCTATGCCCGCAACACCTCGAACGACCTGTTCCCGGGCAACAGCGTGTCGCCGGAAATGGCGGCCAAGAAGGCGATCCGACGCTGCACCGCCGGCAGTCCCAACGGCAAATGCTGGCTGACCACGATGCCGCTGTGCGTGGGACCCGGCTACAGCGCGCAGGACGTGGCCGCGGCCAGGCAGGCCACGCCGGCCGAGCTGGAGGCGCTGTCCGCCAAGCTGAACGACCGCGAGTACTGGGGCGCCGTCGCCGAAATGGAGTCGGGCGACCTGACCTACGCGGATGGCTATCCCAACGAGAAGGACGCCATCAGCAAGCTGCTGGATTGGGAAGAGTGCGTCGGCTGCACCAAGGTGCTGACCTACCGCGACAGCTGCGTCGGCCTGGCCTGGATCAAGGGCGTGAAGGGCCGTGGCACCAGCTACACCGCGCTCGATCCCGATCCGAAGGCGGCGCGCGACGCGGCGCGCAACACCTGCAGCGCCAAGAGCGGCCTGCCCAATTGCGTGGCGATGGTGCGCTGCTCGGGCCGTCCCTACATCAGCGGCTATGCCGGCGAGGACGAAAAAGCCAATTGA
- a CDS encoding TetR/AcrR family transcriptional regulator encodes MTTTQPSKTATPARRIAAPSPAGETARKAPGGRPTREAAAQLERRILEVAAELFAAQGYAATSMEQVAEICKAGKDTLYRRYASKAALFGALMDTFRGAIVEELNACMAEAGAPEQRLRRYARALLDINLRPQLVALNRVALGEALPAKGVQPTPGADDPFLRRLADMVTEAQAAGTLGGGDAAFIAEQLLYATSIKPLVATMLGETRFADPAAQQDYFDRAWDLFMRGAAPG; translated from the coding sequence ATGACCACCACCCAGCCCAGCAAGACCGCCACCCCCGCCCGCCGCATCGCCGCGCCGTCGCCCGCCGGCGAGACGGCGCGCAAGGCGCCGGGCGGGCGGCCGACCCGGGAAGCGGCGGCGCAGCTGGAGCGCCGCATCCTCGAGGTCGCGGCCGAGCTGTTCGCCGCGCAGGGCTACGCCGCGACGTCGATGGAGCAGGTGGCCGAGATCTGCAAGGCGGGCAAGGACACGCTGTATCGCCGCTACGCCTCCAAGGCCGCGCTGTTCGGCGCGTTGATGGACACGTTCCGCGGCGCGATCGTCGAGGAACTGAACGCCTGTATGGCTGAAGCGGGCGCGCCCGAGCAGCGCCTGCGCCGCTACGCGCGCGCCTTGCTGGACATCAACCTGCGTCCGCAACTGGTGGCGCTGAACCGCGTGGCGCTGGGCGAGGCCTTGCCGGCCAAGGGCGTGCAGCCCACCCCCGGCGCCGACGATCCCTTCCTGCGGCGCCTGGCCGATATGGTGACCGAGGCGCAGGCGGCCGGGACGCTGGGCGGCGGCGACGCCGCGTTCATCGCCGAGCAGCTGCTGTACGCCACCTCGATCAAGCCGCTGGTCGCCACCATGCTGGGCGAGACGCGCTTTGCCGATCCGGCGGCGCAGCAGGATTACTTCGACCGCGCATGGGACCTGTTCATGCGCGGCGCCGCGCCGGGTTGA
- a CDS encoding ABC transporter substrate-binding protein produces MDRRRFCAGLALAGLGGALPALASQPRTLTDMSGRTLRLPAAPRRIVLLEARDILTMALLHPDPASLVVGWAAADRIDSDALQARFERKRPIAVIGKQAPTTISLEGIVNLAPDLVVASAFMAPQDGASGLLQRLAALGIPVAFSDVASNAVAPAGAGPIDTLHRNLGMWGDILDAGDRAAAYSAFADERLAEVARRLAGAKPVTTYLEVQSTPDDCCWAAGKQVWGELLALAGGQSLPGVTAPWYQKLQLEYLLATPHDVYIASGGGWVSGGRPAIGPGIDPAQGRAGLRRLVARTGFSALPSVRQGRVHGIWTGLITVAPFNPLFVEAAAKWLHPDRFADFDPAETLATINRRFLQEPIDGPLWVSLQE; encoded by the coding sequence ATGGATCGACGCCGCTTCTGCGCGGGACTCGCATTGGCCGGACTGGGCGGCGCCCTGCCCGCCCTTGCCAGCCAACCGCGCACGCTGACCGACATGTCCGGACGCACCTTGCGGCTGCCCGCCGCGCCGCGCCGCATCGTGCTACTGGAGGCGCGCGACATCCTCACCATGGCGCTGCTGCACCCCGATCCGGCGTCACTGGTGGTGGGCTGGGCCGCCGCCGACCGCATCGACAGCGACGCGCTGCAGGCGCGCTTCGAGCGCAAGCGGCCGATCGCCGTGATCGGCAAGCAGGCGCCCACCACGATCTCGCTGGAAGGCATCGTCAACCTGGCGCCCGACCTGGTGGTGGCCAGCGCCTTCATGGCGCCCCAGGACGGCGCCAGCGGCCTGCTCCAGCGCCTGGCCGCGCTGGGCATCCCGGTGGCCTTCAGCGATGTCGCCAGCAACGCCGTCGCGCCCGCCGGGGCCGGCCCGATCGACACGCTGCACCGCAACCTGGGCATGTGGGGCGACATCCTCGATGCCGGCGACCGGGCCGCGGCCTATTCGGCCTTCGCCGACGAACGCCTGGCCGAGGTGGCGCGGCGGCTGGCCGGCGCCAAACCGGTGACCACCTACCTGGAAGTGCAATCCACGCCCGACGACTGCTGCTGGGCTGCCGGCAAGCAGGTCTGGGGCGAGCTGCTGGCGTTGGCCGGCGGCCAGAGCCTGCCTGGCGTGACCGCGCCCTGGTACCAGAAGCTGCAGCTCGAATACCTGCTGGCCACGCCACACGATGTCTACATCGCCTCGGGCGGCGGCTGGGTCTCGGGCGGACGCCCGGCCATCGGTCCCGGCATCGACCCGGCCCAGGGCCGCGCCGGCCTGCGGCGCCTGGTGGCCCGCACCGGTTTTTCCGCGCTGCCCAGCGTGCGCCAGGGGCGCGTGCACGGCATCTGGACCGGCCTCATCACGGTCGCGCCGTTCAATCCGCTTTTCGTCGAGGCCGCCGCCAAGTGGCTGCATCCCGACCGCTTTGCCGACTTCGACCCCGCCGAGACCCTGGCGACGATCAATCGCCGCTTTTTGCAGGAGCCGATCGACGGCCCGCTGTGGGTCTCCCTCCAGGAGTAA
- a CDS encoding class I SAM-dependent methyltransferase, with product MSFTNTPGASEDYAERVARHVPGLRDLHRMIGVLMAEQAPDDGRLLVLGAGGGLELKALAGTRPGWRLDGVDPSADMLRQASATLGELASRATLHQGYIDDAPEGPFDGATCLLTLHFLPAAERLRTVREVARRLRPGAPFIVAHHSFPLERRDAWLARNAAFVVAAGVPAEQARSGMQAMKEKLPVLAPEADEALLREAGFTDVELFYAALTFKGWVCRKA from the coding sequence ATGTCCTTCACCAATACGCCCGGCGCCTCGGAAGACTACGCCGAACGCGTCGCGCGCCATGTCCCCGGGCTGCGCGACCTGCACCGCATGATCGGCGTGCTGATGGCCGAGCAGGCGCCGGACGATGGCCGCCTGCTGGTGCTGGGCGCCGGCGGCGGGCTGGAGCTGAAGGCCCTGGCCGGGACGCGGCCGGGCTGGCGGCTGGACGGCGTCGATCCCTCGGCCGACATGCTGCGCCAGGCCAGCGCCACGCTGGGCGAGCTGGCCTCGCGCGCGACGTTGCACCAGGGCTATATCGACGACGCGCCCGAAGGCCCTTTCGACGGCGCCACCTGCCTGCTGACGCTGCATTTCCTGCCGGCCGCCGAACGGCTCAGGACCGTCCGCGAGGTCGCGCGCCGGCTCAGGCCCGGCGCCCCGTTCATCGTCGCGCACCACAGCTTTCCGCTCGAACGGCGCGACGCCTGGCTGGCGCGCAATGCCGCCTTCGTGGTGGCGGCGGGCGTGCCGGCCGAACAGGCGCGAAGCGGCATGCAGGCGATGAAGGAAAAACTGCCCGTGCTGGCGCCCGAAGCGGATGAAGCCCTGCTGCGCGAGGCCGGCTTCACCGACGTCGAACTGTTCTACGCGGCGCTGACGTTCAAGGGCTGGGTCTGCCGCAAGGCATAA
- a CDS encoding LysR family transcriptional regulator produces MDRFDAMQAFARVVETGSFTKAADTLHMSKTSVTQLVQQLEARLRVRLLNRTTRKVNVTADGAVYYERVLRLLADMDDAETSLSGAASVPRGRLRVDVPSPLARMILVPALPAFHARYPDIQLDMGVSDRIVDVIGENVDCVVRGGELTDQSLMARRVGDLQLRVYAAPAYLQRAGAPGHPRDLEDSHHRIVGFLWSRSGKPLPYAMRRGDERVHVHGRYVVAVDDGNAYLAAGLAGMGVLWLPDYMAREHAARGELTPLFEDWRLDSMPLYIAFPPNRHVSAKLRVFIDWVAELMALHAPPEFARIHPPPTIRQSKRP; encoded by the coding sequence ATGGACCGTTTCGACGCAATGCAGGCCTTCGCCCGGGTGGTGGAAACCGGCAGCTTCACCAAGGCGGCCGACACGCTGCACATGAGCAAGACCAGCGTCACCCAGCTGGTGCAGCAGCTCGAGGCGCGGCTGCGCGTGCGCCTGCTCAACCGCACCACCCGCAAGGTCAACGTCACCGCCGACGGCGCTGTGTACTACGAACGCGTGCTGCGGCTGCTGGCCGACATGGACGACGCCGAGACCAGCCTGTCCGGCGCCGCGTCCGTGCCGCGCGGCCGCCTGCGGGTCGACGTGCCCAGCCCGCTGGCGCGCATGATCCTGGTGCCCGCCCTGCCCGCCTTCCATGCGCGCTACCCGGACATCCAGCTGGATATGGGCGTGAGCGACCGCATCGTCGACGTGATCGGCGAGAACGTCGACTGCGTGGTGCGCGGCGGCGAGCTGACCGACCAATCACTGATGGCGCGGCGCGTCGGCGACCTGCAATTGCGCGTCTATGCCGCGCCCGCCTACCTGCAGCGGGCCGGCGCGCCCGGCCATCCGCGCGATCTCGAGGACAGCCACCACCGCATCGTCGGCTTCCTCTGGTCGCGCAGCGGCAAGCCCCTGCCCTACGCCATGCGGCGCGGCGACGAGCGCGTCCATGTGCACGGCCGCTACGTGGTCGCGGTGGATGACGGCAACGCCTATCTGGCGGCGGGCCTGGCGGGCATGGGCGTGTTGTGGCTACCCGACTACATGGCGCGCGAGCATGCCGCGCGCGGCGAGCTCACGCCGTTGTTCGAGGATTGGCGGCTGGATTCGATGCCGCTGTACATCGCCTTTCCGCCCAACCGCCACGTCAGCGCCAAGCTGCGGGTGTTCATCGACTGGGTGGCGGAACTGATGGCGCTGCATGCGCCGCCCGAATTCGCTCGCATACACCCGCCACCTACAATACGGCAATCGAAGAGGCCTTGA